From Microlunatus capsulatus, a single genomic window includes:
- a CDS encoding protealysin inhibitor emfourin has protein sequence MTCTFIPPYLLDHLATAAADTPAGAFGRSTLVLDQRLREQRLQPALLPRVATVRAGVVAERRVVHSAGGTETLPGTPVRSDDDPASGDAAVDEAFVSSGQVWDLFAELFDRRSVDGQGSTLSVTVHYGQRYDNAFWDGSQLVFGDGDGEVFERFTKPMDVMAHEFTHGVTQFSANLTYQGQSGALNESVSDVFAALTKQRALGQDAGAADWLIGEGLFRPGIAARALRSMLEPGTAYDDPQLGRDPQVGSMADYVETEEDNGGVHLNSGIPNRAFALAAVALGGPSWERAGRVWYDTLTGGAIGSDVDFVGFAEATVASAARLFPDDADVATRVRGAWAEVGVLTAAETPGATPPVPVDAAPATPPAPAAPGVPAAEARTVAVRRSGGFAGAVRAAELDLDGDPQGPEVRRLLLDTDLTRLAGSRPAADRFVYTVAVGEWQLTVPEQDLTPELDQVVRIVLGGSGRLDLG, from the coding sequence ATGACCTGCACCTTCATCCCCCCGTACCTGCTCGACCACCTGGCCACCGCCGCGGCCGACACCCCGGCCGGCGCGTTCGGCCGCTCGACCCTGGTGCTGGACCAGCGGCTGCGCGAGCAGCGCCTCCAGCCGGCCCTGCTCCCCCGGGTCGCCACGGTGCGGGCCGGGGTCGTCGCCGAGCGCCGGGTCGTGCACAGCGCGGGCGGCACCGAGACGCTGCCGGGCACCCCCGTCCGCTCCGACGACGACCCGGCCAGCGGCGACGCCGCCGTCGACGAGGCCTTCGTCTCCTCGGGCCAGGTGTGGGACCTCTTCGCCGAGCTCTTCGACCGCCGCTCGGTCGACGGGCAGGGCAGCACCCTCTCGGTCACCGTGCACTACGGCCAGCGCTACGACAACGCCTTCTGGGACGGCAGCCAGCTGGTGTTCGGCGACGGCGACGGCGAGGTCTTCGAGCGCTTCACCAAGCCCATGGACGTGATGGCGCACGAGTTCACCCACGGGGTCACCCAGTTCAGCGCGAACCTCACCTACCAGGGCCAGTCGGGCGCCCTCAACGAGAGCGTGAGCGACGTCTTCGCCGCCCTGACCAAGCAGCGCGCGCTGGGCCAGGACGCCGGCGCGGCGGACTGGCTGATCGGCGAGGGGCTGTTCCGGCCCGGCATCGCCGCCCGCGCCCTGCGCTCGATGCTGGAGCCCGGCACCGCCTACGACGACCCGCAGCTGGGCCGCGACCCGCAGGTGGGCTCGATGGCCGACTACGTCGAGACCGAGGAGGACAACGGCGGGGTGCACCTCAACTCCGGGATCCCCAACCGCGCGTTCGCCCTGGCCGCGGTGGCCCTCGGCGGTCCCAGCTGGGAGCGCGCCGGACGGGTGTGGTACGACACGCTGACGGGCGGGGCCATCGGCTCCGACGTCGACTTCGTCGGCTTCGCGGAGGCCACCGTCGCCTCGGCAGCCCGGCTCTTCCCCGACGACGCCGACGTCGCGACCCGGGTCCGCGGCGCCTGGGCCGAGGTGGGCGTGCTCACCGCCGCGGAGACCCCCGGGGCCACGCCGCCGGTCCCGGTCGACGCCGCGCCCGCCACCCCGCCGGCTCCCGCGGCCCCTGGCGTCCCGGCGGCGGAGGCCCGGACGGTGGCGGTGCGGCGCAGCGGCGGGTTCGCCGGCGCCGTGCGCGCCGCGGAGCTCGACCTCGACGGCGACCCGCAGGGCCCGGAGGTGCGCCGGCTGCTGCTCGACACCGACCTCACCCGGCTGGCCGGCAGCCGGCCGGCGGCGGACCGCTTCGTCTACACCGTGGCGGTCGGGGAGTGGCAGCTGACGGTGCCCGAGCAGGACCTGACGCCCGAGCTCGACCAGGTGGTCCGGATCGTGCTGGGCGGCTCGGGCCGCCTCGACCTCGGCTGA
- a CDS encoding universal stress protein yields MDRTPGQHRILVGVNHGQADVVVEQAVRLARALAAELVCAHVDVGRYVVEERPDGTVVSRPLDPDLPELSESDFDPALAEHVRGLVGDLPVTFRELAGDRAYALARLADICDAEMLVVGSRRRGVRSGLKEFFGGSVAAQLAHRQHRPVVVVPVQPVSAGTPLPWEDPPVG; encoded by the coding sequence ATGGACCGCACCCCTGGGCAGCACCGCATCCTGGTCGGCGTGAACCACGGCCAGGCCGACGTCGTCGTCGAGCAGGCGGTCCGGCTGGCCCGGGCGCTCGCCGCCGAGCTGGTCTGCGCCCACGTCGACGTCGGCCGGTACGTGGTGGAGGAGCGGCCCGACGGCACCGTCGTCTCCCGCCCGCTGGACCCCGACCTGCCCGAGCTGTCCGAGAGCGACTTCGACCCCGCCCTGGCCGAGCACGTCCGCGGGCTGGTCGGCGACCTGCCCGTCACCTTCCGCGAGCTGGCGGGGGACCGGGCCTACGCCCTGGCCCGGCTGGCCGACATCTGCGACGCCGAGATGCTCGTCGTCGGCAGCCGCCGCCGCGGCGTGCGCTCGGGCCTCAAGGAGTTCTTCGGCGGCTCGGTCGCGGCCCAGCTGGCGCACCGGCAGCACCGGCCCGTCGTCGTGGTGCCGGTGCAGCCGGTCAGCGCCGGCACCCCGCTGCCGTGGGAGGACCCGCCGGTCGGCTGA
- a CDS encoding methylated-DNA--[protein]-cysteine S-methyltransferase codes for MTTPTSRTPGLSAPAQAATDAAGLSADAQLERLRHRLAAAAEDADLLDVGYTTTDSPFGPLLLAATREGLVRLAFAREDHDAVLVRLAERVSPRVLRAPARLDGVRRQLDEYFAGRRRDFAVALDLRLSSGFRRTVLDHLRVLPYGRTETYTEVARATASPRAVRAVGSACATNPVPVVVPCHRVLRSDGSPGGYVGGLAVKAGLLALEARTAAEDYRSQDR; via the coding sequence ATGACCACCCCGACCTCCCGCACCCCCGGGCTCTCCGCCCCCGCACAGGCCGCCACCGACGCGGCAGGTCTCTCGGCCGACGCCCAGCTGGAGCGGCTCCGGCACCGGCTCGCCGCCGCGGCGGAGGACGCGGACCTGCTCGACGTCGGCTACACCACCACCGACTCCCCGTTCGGCCCCCTGCTGCTGGCCGCCACCCGCGAGGGGCTGGTCCGGCTGGCCTTCGCCCGCGAGGACCACGACGCGGTGCTGGTGCGGCTGGCCGAGCGGGTCAGCCCGCGGGTTCTCCGGGCCCCGGCCCGGCTGGACGGCGTCCGGCGCCAGCTCGACGAGTACTTCGCCGGCCGGCGCCGCGACTTCGCCGTGGCGCTGGACCTGCGGCTGAGCAGCGGGTTCCGCCGGACGGTGCTCGACCACCTCCGCGTGCTGCCGTACGGGCGGACCGAGACCTACACCGAGGTGGCGCGGGCGACGGCCAGCCCGCGGGCCGTCCGCGCCGTCGGCTCGGCGTGCGCGACGAACCCGGTGCCGGTCGTCGTGCCCTGCCACCGGGTGCTGCGGTCCGACGGCAGCCCGGGCGGCTACGTGGGCGGGCTGGCGGTCAAGGCGGGCCTGCTCGCCCTGGAGGCGCGGACGGCCGCCGAGGACTATCGTTCCCAGGACCGGTAG
- a CDS encoding RNA polymerase sigma factor, which translates to MSTLPFDVVVTRHGPAVLRVCRSVLTPPDADDAWSETFLSALRAYPDLPGGANVEAWLVRIARRKALDVLRAAGRRPAAVAEVPDGPSALGVWQPPEDELWDRLRALPPKQRQAVAYHHVAGLPHAEVALLLGGTAAAARRAAADGIAALRRATPGAPAPQGRSSSPDRTDPQERP; encoded by the coding sequence ATGAGCACCCTGCCGTTCGACGTCGTCGTCACCCGCCACGGACCCGCCGTGCTGCGGGTCTGCCGCTCCGTGCTGACCCCGCCCGACGCGGACGACGCCTGGTCGGAGACCTTCCTGTCCGCGCTGCGGGCCTACCCGGACCTGCCGGGCGGCGCCAACGTCGAGGCCTGGCTGGTCCGGATCGCCCGGCGCAAGGCGCTGGACGTGCTGCGGGCCGCCGGCCGGCGCCCCGCCGCGGTGGCGGAGGTCCCCGACGGGCCCTCGGCGCTGGGGGTGTGGCAGCCGCCGGAGGACGAGCTGTGGGACCGGCTGCGGGCCCTGCCGCCGAAGCAGCGCCAGGCCGTGGCCTACCACCACGTCGCGGGCCTGCCGCACGCCGAGGTCGCGCTGCTGCTCGGCGGGACGGCCGCCGCCGCCCGCCGGGCCGCCGCCGACGGCATCGCGGCGCTGCGCCGGGCGACGCCCGGGGCCCCGGCACCGCAGGGGCGCTCGTCGTCACCCGACCGGACCGACCCCCAGGAGCGACCATGA